In Anopheles gambiae chromosome 2, idAnoGambNW_F1_1, whole genome shotgun sequence, a single window of DNA contains:
- the LOC1274009 gene encoding small ribosomal subunit protein uS5m yields the protein MFRIVSGSDSLLRAFASLNIGRQTASLCSGSRSSSSSSTFFNVRPANDEYRGRTLLQPAVPTLCNVRETSFFNKLPADQIWKGVISVSNAGKKRGRGKGSGRITPKDLNKGQMIGYGKANIVWPGLSAPVIRGRELVQQQKLPEDKEREAKLRRIRDEMVNFKRLKLSPLERGWSGSKMPGRSIGPPDAVGEDEFIGFDTKCLELKAVVNMKGNHGRKRRVSAMAVTGNGNGLAGFGFGKAIEGRAALRQAKNRAGQKLMHFDLCNGHTVFHDFHCQFGATKLFVERKPEGYGLKCHRAIRTVCEVLGIKDLRAKCEGSTNVQHVVKAFFIGLLKQKDHQRIAEEKGLHVVEFRPENMNFPKVVASPTVCRTEQELENNEILDFTQYCMDGKIQLQKKKFPPFYTKFRSWEIYLKKQEYLRNQDKVRLRMMAETGEVRSYLTEKYPECRMGPGPKDE from the exons ATGTTTCGAATCGTATCTGGCAGTGATTCACTGCTACGAGCTTTTGCATCATTGAATATCGGGCGCCAAACCGCCTCGCTATGCAGTGGTtctagaagcagcagcagcagcagtacgttcTTCAATGTGCGACCGGCAAATGACGAATATCGTGGCCGCACATTGTTGCAACCCGCCGTTCCCACATTATGTAATGTTCGGGAAACAAGTTTCTTCAACAAAC TTCCCGCGGATCAAATATGGAAGGGTGTCATCTCCGTCAGTAATGCCGGTAAGAAGCGCGGCCGAGGTAAAGGTTCCGGCCGCATCACGCCAAAGGATCTGAACAAAGGGCAGATGATTGGCTACGGCAAGGCAAACATTGTATGGCCCGGACTGTCGGCACCGGTGATACGAGGCCGCGAGCTGGTCCAGCAGCAAAAGCTTCCGGAAGACAAGGAGCGTGAGGCAAAGTTGCGGCGCATTCGTGATGAGATGGTGAACTTTAAGCGCCTGAAGCTGAGTCCGCTCGAGCGAGGATGGTCGGGATCGAAAATGCCTGGCCGCAGTATCGGACCGCCGGACGCGGTCGGTGAGGACGAGTTCATAGGCTTCGACACAAAGTGCTTGGAGCTGAAAGCGGTTGTGAACATGAAGGGTAACCACGGCCGGAAGAGGCGCGTCTCGGCAATGGCGGTCACGGGTAACGGGAACGGTTTGGCCGGCTTTGGATTCGGCAAAGCGATTGAGGGCCGCGCCGCACTGCGACAGGCAAAGAACCGTGCCGGTCAGAAGCTGATGCATTTCGATCTGTGCAATGGGCATACGGTTTTCCACGACTTCCACTGCCAGTTCGGGGCAACGAAACTGTTTGTCGAACGAAAACCGGAAGGCTACGGACTGAAATGCCACCGTGCGATCAGGACCGTGTGCGAAGTGCTTGGTATTAAAGATTTGCGCGCAAAGTGTGAAGGTTCCACTAACGTGCAGCACGTCGTAAAAGCATTCTTTATCGGACTGCTCAAGCAAAAGGATCACCAGCGCATTGCGGAGGAAAAGGGTCTGCATGTGGTGGAATTCCGACCGGAAAACATGAACTTCCCGAAGGTGGTCGCCAGCCCGACGGTGTGTCGCACGGAGCAGGAGCTAGAAAATAACGAAATTCTCGACTTTACCCAGTACTGCATGGATGGAAAGATTCAGCTGCAGAAGAAAAAGTTCCCTCCCTTCTACACGAAATTCCGCTCGTGGGAAATCTACCTCAAGAAGCAGGAGTACCTCCGCAATCAGGATAAGGTACGGCTACGGATGATGGCCGAGACGGGGGAGGTGCGCAGTTATCTTACGGAGAAGTATCCCGAGTGCAGAATGGGACCAGGTCCGAAGGACGAGTAA